One uncultured Jannaschia sp. DNA segment encodes these proteins:
- a CDS encoding DNA-binding protein — MTQTTMPLYIAPSDAPSILSVSKSWIYKHAGPTSFAIHKRGGRSFVKVAEVAAFIEGESAEGDRKGDRT, encoded by the coding sequence ATGACCCAGACGACGATGCCCCTCTACATCGCCCCGTCGGACGCGCCGTCGATCCTCTCGGTGTCGAAGTCGTGGATCTACAAGCACGCGGGACCGACCTCCTTCGCCATCCATAAGCGCGGCGGGCGGAGTTTCGTGAAGGTGGCGGAAGTCGCCGCGTTCATCGAAGGCGAGAGCGCCGAGGGGGACCGAAAGGGGGACCGGACATGA
- the glpD gene encoding glycerol-3-phosphate dehydrogenase has product MTSSDITKAVSDLFVIGGGINGCGIARDAAGRGLSVTLVEQNDLASATSSASTKLFHGGLRYLEYFEVRLVRESLIERETLLRAMPHISWPMRFVLPYHPDMRFESETPTSKVLNTVMPWMRGRRPAWLIRLGLLMYDNLGGRKILPGTRSLDLTRAPEGGPLEDRFLKAFEYSDCWVEDSRLVVLNARDAEARGARIHTRTRFDAAHRDGDHWSIELTDLATGESRTERARMIVNAGGPWVGDIIQQRVRIPTNEGVRLVRGSHIVTKRLYDHDKAYFLQGEDGRIIFTIPYETDFTLIGTTDAEHHDPSVKPVCTDEERDYLIAFANRYLKRDITADDVVWTYSGVRPLYDDGASSATAATRDYVLKVDGGGDTAPVLNVFGGKITTYRRLAESAMERIARTFPQAAETWTAGVPLPGGDFPVDGVPALVAGLRADYPYLDARHALRLVRAYGTEARAILGDAATLADLGPDFGATLTGAEVTWLMEKEYARTAEDVIWRRSKLGLRMTPEQVAVLDAWMVDRLA; this is encoded by the coding sequence ATGACGTCTTCCGACATAACTAAGGCCGTTTCGGACCTGTTCGTCATCGGCGGCGGGATCAATGGATGCGGCATCGCCCGCGATGCGGCGGGCCGCGGCCTGTCCGTGACGCTCGTCGAACAGAACGATCTGGCGTCCGCCACGTCCTCGGCCTCCACGAAGCTCTTTCATGGCGGGCTGCGCTATCTCGAGTATTTCGAGGTCCGGCTTGTGCGCGAGTCGCTGATCGAGCGCGAGACGCTGCTGCGCGCCATGCCGCATATCTCGTGGCCGATGCGCTTCGTTCTGCCCTACCACCCCGACATGCGCTTCGAGAGTGAGACGCCGACCTCGAAGGTGCTGAACACGGTGATGCCGTGGATGCGCGGCCGGCGCCCCGCCTGGCTCATCCGCCTCGGCCTGCTGATGTACGACAATCTCGGCGGTCGGAAGATCCTGCCCGGCACCCGGTCGCTCGACCTGACACGTGCGCCCGAAGGCGGGCCGCTGGAGGATCGCTTCCTCAAGGCGTTCGAATATTCCGACTGCTGGGTCGAGGACAGCCGCCTCGTGGTGCTGAACGCCCGCGACGCCGAGGCGCGGGGCGCGCGCATCCACACCCGCACCCGCTTCGACGCCGCGCATCGCGACGGAGATCACTGGTCGATCGAGCTGACCGACCTCGCCACCGGCGAGAGCCGGACCGAACGCGCCCGCATGATCGTCAACGCGGGCGGCCCGTGGGTCGGCGACATCATCCAGCAGCGCGTCCGCATCCCCACAAACGAAGGCGTCCGCCTCGTGCGCGGCAGTCACATCGTGACCAAGCGTCTCTACGATCACGACAAGGCGTATTTCCTGCAGGGCGAGGACGGCCGCATCATCTTCACCATTCCCTACGAGACCGATTTCACGCTGATCGGGACGACGGATGCCGAACATCACGACCCATCGGTCAAGCCCGTCTGCACCGACGAGGAGCGCGATTACCTGATCGCCTTTGCCAACCGCTATCTCAAACGCGACATCACCGCCGATGACGTGGTCTGGACCTATTCAGGCGTTCGCCCGCTCTATGATGACGGCGCGTCGAGTGCGACCGCCGCGACCCGCGACTACGTGCTGAAGGTCGATGGTGGTGGCGACACCGCGCCCGTCCTCAACGTCTTCGGCGGCAAGATCACGACCTATCGCCGCCTGGCCGAAAGCGCGATGGAGCGCATCGCGCGCACCTTCCCGCAAGCCGCCGAGACGTGGACCGCGGGCGTGCCCCTGCCCGGCGGCGACTTCCCGGTCGATGGCGTGCCCGCGCTCGTGGCCGGCCTGCGCGCCGACTATCCGTACCTTGACGCCCGCCATGCGCTCCGCCTCGTGCGCGCCTACGGCACCGAGGCGCGCGCGATCCTGGGCGACGCCGCGACGCTTGCTGATCTCGGACCCGACTTCGGCGCGACGCTCACCGGCGCCGAGGTGACCTGGCTGATGGAGAAGGAATACGCGCGCACCGCCGAGGATGTGATCTGGCGCCGGTCCAAGCTGGGCCTGCGGATGACGCCCGAGCAGGTCGCGGTTCTCGATGCGTGGATGGTGGATCGCTTGGCCTGA
- a CDS encoding DeoR/GlpR family DNA-binding transcription regulator, which yields MAQIFRHPEIIDIARREGRVTVDGLAAHFGVTLQTIRRDLTDLAEAGRLERVHGGAILPSGTANVIYEQRRSQHRDAKTAIGRACAAVLPGGASVFLGIGTTTEAVASAIVGHENMIAVTNNINVAQILIENPECEVVLCGGTVRPADGGMVGPLTESTIGQFKFDYAVIGCSAVEADGDILDFDQREVSVTRAAMARARQTILVADHGKFQRKAPIRVGSLGDIDLLVTDRRPGDALAASCADWGTRVVVTPVATSVATA from the coding sequence ATGGCCCAGATCTTCCGACATCCCGAGATCATCGACATCGCCCGCCGCGAAGGGCGCGTCACCGTGGACGGGCTCGCCGCTCATTTCGGCGTGACGCTCCAGACGATCCGGCGCGACCTGACCGACCTGGCCGAGGCCGGGCGACTGGAGCGGGTGCATGGCGGTGCGATCCTGCCGTCGGGCACCGCGAACGTGATTTACGAACAGCGTCGCAGCCAGCACCGGGACGCCAAGACCGCGATCGGTCGGGCCTGTGCGGCGGTCCTGCCGGGCGGGGCCTCGGTCTTTCTGGGGATCGGCACGACGACCGAGGCCGTGGCCAGCGCCATCGTCGGTCATGAAAACATGATCGCGGTCACCAACAACATCAACGTCGCGCAGATTCTGATCGAGAACCCCGAATGCGAGGTCGTGCTCTGCGGCGGTACGGTCCGGCCCGCCGATGGCGGCATGGTCGGCCCCCTGACCGAAAGCACGATCGGTCAGTTCAAGTTCGACTATGCGGTGATCGGCTGTTCCGCGGTCGAAGCGGATGGCGACATCCTCGACTTCGATCAGCGCGAGGTCAGCGTGACCCGCGCGGCGATGGCCCGCGCGCGGCAGACCATTCTCGTGGCCGATCACGGCAAGTTCCAGCGGAAGGCCCCGATCCGGGTCGGCAGCCTGGGCGATATCGACCTTCTGGTGACCGACCGCCGGCCGGGCGACGCGCTCGCGGCATCCTGCGCCGACTGGGGCACGCGGGTCGTCGTCACCCCCGTGGCCACCAGCGTCGCGACGGCCTGA
- a CDS encoding membrane integrity-associated transporter subunit PqiC — MRLPLALCLLIAACGQTQYFAPPPVTTDLRVNVRANTAMINEPSIPEYAINQEIPIQQADGSLVTDTDRLWADLPDRALSASLMRHLNVITDAQVAVEPWPLSGFPDTEISVFVEDMIVQANGTLLFTGTFALGPETGRGQIDPFSITVPVVDQSYPTIIAAHEAAWLRLAEEIAQAL, encoded by the coding sequence ATGCGCCTGCCCCTCGCCCTCTGCCTCCTGATCGCCGCCTGCGGACAGACCCAGTATTTCGCGCCACCGCCGGTCACGACCGACCTGCGCGTGAATGTTCGGGCCAACACCGCGATGATCAACGAGCCGTCGATCCCCGAATACGCAATCAACCAGGAAATCCCGATCCAGCAGGCGGATGGCAGCCTCGTGACCGATACCGACCGGCTCTGGGCGGATTTACCCGACCGCGCACTCTCGGCCAGCCTGATGCGGCATCTCAACGTCATCACCGACGCGCAAGTCGCGGTCGAGCCTTGGCCGCTCTCGGGATTTCCGGACACCGAGATCTCGGTCTTCGTCGAGGACATGATCGTGCAGGCGAACGGCACACTGCTCTTTACCGGGACCTTCGCCCTCGGGCCCGAGACCGGACGCGGCCAGATCGACCCGTTCTCGATCACGGTTCCGGTCGTCGATCAGAGCTATCCGACCATCATCGCCGCGCACGAGGCGGCATGGCTCCGGCTCGCCGAGGAAATCGCACAGGCATTGTGA
- a CDS encoding MlaD family protein encodes MSDDPNRPSTPIAEPARTPRRVLSAVWIVPIIAVLIALGIAYQSWSNRGVLIAIAFPDASGVEIGQTTLRYREVTVGVVEDVGFSSDLTQVNVYIRVNKAIAPFLDEDASFWIVQPEVTARGVEGLNTILSGTYVEGTWDAEIGEPRLGFVGDERAPIVPPGVDGTAIVLRAKDSARLGPGAPILYRGIEVGEVAAPRLSPDGSEVRVDAFVLSPYDRQLSTATRFWDASGVTATLGAGGVELRIGSLASIIEGGVNFDTLISGGRPIGRGHIYSIFADEDSARASTFESTEGRAVAIAALFPAAASGLVEGAAVRLQGVRVGVVSAITGFIRPDDPTARVQLLAVMDLQPSRMGFDRDTGNDVEAVDFIGDLVADGLKAKLVATSILGGELVVDLVNEGNPGTLEIGITDNPLIPTVDTETSSLTATAEGVMTRINELPIEELLASATGLLDNLNRIAGSDDTQALPADIRALLDDGSGLVRDGRNIISSPQVAGVLADIETISGDLREIVATIAAQEVAARISETLAATTIAAENIAQGTQDLEALAASAQSVLRNVDAIVASADTQALPGLARETLQEGRDLIASEEVQTILTDLAQTSADIRAITDQLAAQQAGERLVQALDAAASAADAVARGTENLPALSASAERVMAEAETLGTRLNELAAKANALALDELVNSTTDLMQTADAFLSSDEADDVPVVLVDTLEELRLTIETIRTGGTIDNLNATLRSAASAADGIRTASQDLPALVNRLQTLTTQAGGVLATYGEDSRISTELFAALRAATRAAEDVSSLSRTIERNPNSLLLGR; translated from the coding sequence ATGAGTGACGATCCGAACCGCCCCTCCACCCCCATCGCCGAGCCGGCGCGCACCCCGCGCCGGGTCCTTTCGGCCGTCTGGATCGTGCCGATCATCGCCGTCCTGATCGCACTCGGGATCGCGTATCAGAGTTGGTCGAACCGCGGCGTCCTGATCGCGATTGCCTTTCCCGACGCCTCGGGCGTCGAGATCGGGCAGACGACCCTTCGCTATCGCGAGGTGACGGTCGGCGTCGTCGAAGATGTGGGCTTCTCGTCCGACCTGACGCAGGTGAACGTCTATATCCGGGTCAACAAGGCCATTGCGCCCTTCCTCGACGAGGATGCGAGCTTCTGGATCGTCCAGCCCGAGGTGACGGCACGCGGGGTCGAGGGATTGAACACGATCCTGTCGGGCACCTATGTCGAGGGCACGTGGGACGCCGAGATCGGCGAGCCGCGGCTGGGCTTCGTCGGCGACGAACGTGCGCCCATCGTGCCGCCCGGCGTCGACGGCACGGCCATCGTCCTGCGCGCCAAGGACAGCGCGCGGCTGGGGCCCGGCGCGCCGATCCTTTATCGCGGCATCGAGGTGGGCGAGGTCGCCGCCCCGCGCCTCTCGCCCGACGGCTCCGAGGTGCGCGTCGATGCCTTCGTCCTCTCGCCCTACGACCGGCAGCTCTCGACTGCGACACGGTTCTGGGACGCATCCGGTGTCACCGCCACGCTGGGCGCCGGCGGGGTCGAGCTGCGCATCGGCTCGCTGGCCTCCATCATCGAGGGCGGCGTGAACTTCGACACGCTGATTTCGGGCGGGCGGCCCATCGGGCGCGGGCATATCTATTCGATCTTCGCCGACGAGGATTCCGCCCGCGCCTCCACCTTCGAGAGCACCGAGGGCCGTGCCGTCGCGATCGCCGCGCTGTTTCCTGCCGCGGCCTCGGGCCTGGTCGAGGGCGCAGCCGTCCGGCTTCAGGGCGTTCGCGTCGGCGTCGTCAGCGCGATCACCGGCTTCATCCGGCCCGACGATCCGACCGCGCGGGTTCAGCTTCTGGCGGTGATGGATCTCCAGCCCTCGCGCATGGGCTTCGACCGCGACACCGGCAACGACGTCGAGGCCGTCGATTTCATCGGCGATCTCGTGGCCGACGGGCTCAAGGCCAAACTGGTCGCGACGTCGATCCTCGGCGGCGAATTGGTGGTCGATCTGGTGAACGAGGGCAATCCCGGCACGCTCGAGATCGGCATCACCGACAATCCGCTGATCCCGACGGTGGACACCGAGACCAGCAGCCTGACGGCCACCGCCGAGGGCGTCATGACCCGGATCAACGAGCTGCCGATCGAGGAGCTTCTGGCCTCGGCGACGGGGCTTCTGGACAACCTCAACCGGATCGCCGGGTCCGACGACACGCAGGCGCTGCCCGCCGACATCCGTGCCCTTCTGGACGACGGCTCGGGGCTCGTGCGGGACGGGCGCAACATCATCTCCTCGCCCCAGGTCGCGGGCGTTCTGGCCGATATCGAGACCATCTCGGGCGATCTGCGCGAGATCGTGGCCACCATCGCCGCCCAGGAGGTCGCGGCACGCATCTCCGAGACGCTGGCCGCCACGACCATCGCCGCCGAGAACATCGCGCAGGGCACGCAGGACCTCGAGGCGCTGGCCGCCAGCGCGCAATCGGTGTTGCGCAATGTCGATGCCATCGTGGCCTCCGCCGACACGCAGGCCCTGCCGGGACTGGCGCGCGAGACGCTACAGGAGGGCCGCGACCTGATCGCGTCCGAGGAAGTGCAGACGATCCTCACCGACTTGGCCCAGACCAGTGCCGATATCCGCGCGATCACCGACCAGCTTGCCGCGCAGCAGGCGGGCGAGCGGCTGGTGCAGGCCCTCGACGCCGCAGCCTCCGCCGCCGACGCTGTCGCACGCGGCACCGAGAACCTTCCCGCCCTTTCGGCCAGCGCGGAGCGCGTGATGGCCGAGGCCGAGACGCTCGGCACCCGCCTCAACGAACTGGCCGCGAAAGCCAACGCGCTGGCGTTGGATGAGCTGGTGAATTCCACGACGGACCTGATGCAGACCGCCGACGCCTTCCTGTCCTCGGACGAAGCCGACGACGTGCCTGTCGTGCTCGTGGACACGCTCGAAGAGCTGCGCCTGACCATCGAGACGATCCGCACCGGCGGCACGATCGACAACCTCAACGCGACGCTGCGCTCTGCCGCTTCGGCCGCCGACGGCATCCGCACCGCGTCGCAGGACCTGCCCGCGCTGGTCAATCGCCTCCAGACGCTGACGACGCAGGCCGGTGGCGTGCTCGCGACCTATGGCGAGGACAGCCGGATCAGCACCGAACTCTTCGCCGCGCTGCGGGCCGCGACCCGCGCGGCCGAGGATGTCAGCTCGCTTTCGCGGACGATCGAACGCAATCCCAACTCGCTCCTGCTCGGACGGTGA
- a CDS encoding paraquat-inducible protein A has translation MTAWTARDAGLVGCRHCTQVSPLGTEICPRCGGGLSSRDRTSLQRVWAWALVGVLFYIPANIYPMLITSTVGRAQESTIVGGVIELFQHGAWGVASIVFFASVIIPVGKFVAIGYLAWIVRRPHGHSPGQLLHLFEVVEWIGRWSMIDVFVVAILVALVQFDLLATINPGIAAVCFALSVVFTMLSALSFDSRALWDQIEAISDE, from the coding sequence ATGACGGCGTGGACGGCCCGCGACGCGGGCCTCGTCGGATGCCGCCATTGCACGCAGGTCTCGCCGCTCGGCACCGAGATCTGTCCGCGCTGCGGCGGCGGGTTGTCCAGTCGCGACCGGACCAGCCTGCAACGGGTCTGGGCCTGGGCGCTGGTCGGCGTGCTGTTCTACATCCCCGCCAATATCTACCCGATGCTCATCACCTCGACCGTCGGGCGCGCACAGGAGTCGACCATCGTCGGCGGGGTCATCGAACTCTTCCAGCACGGGGCCTGGGGCGTGGCGTCCATCGTCTTTTTCGCCAGCGTCATCATTCCGGTGGGCAAGTTCGTCGCCATAGGATACCTGGCGTGGATCGTCCGGCGTCCCCACGGGCATTCGCCCGGCCAGCTTCTGCATCTCTTCGAAGTGGTGGAATGGATCGGGCGCTGGTCGATGATCGACGTCTTCGTCGTCGCAATCCTCGTCGCGCTGGTGCAATTCGACCTCCTGGCGACTATCAATCCGGGAATCGCCGCCGTCTGCTTTGCGCTGTCGGTCGTGTTCACCATGCTCTCGGCGCTCAGCTTCGACAGCCGCGCCCTCTGGGACCAGATCGAAGCGATATCCGATGAGTGA